GCGAGTTCGCGGGCATGGGCTCCAGCGTCTCGTGCACCAACGAGGTCGACGGCGCGATCTTCGCCGCCACCGACGATGACGCGGGCGACAGCCTCTCCCTCGGATTCATTTCGCTCGACGGCTTTGCGCCGCCGGCCGATCTGGCGATCTGCCAGTTCGTCAGCAGCGGCGAGGCGCCGGTGCCCTCCGACTTCACGATCACGGTCGAAGACGCGTCCGACCCGGATCTCAATCCCATCACGGTGACGATCGAGGTCGTGATCCCCGAATGATTCGAGCGGCAGGCAGCGGCGTCAGCGCTCGGAGCTGATCGCCGCCGCCTGCCTGCGCGCCTCGGCGATGCGCTGCGACAGCCGCGGCGACGTCATCATCAGCAGCGCCAGCGAGATGGCCAGGAACGGCACGAGCACGGTGGCATCGTGCGTCAGCAGCGCGCGGGCCATGCCGACGATGGCCACGCTCTCGGCCATCGCCCAGACCACGATCAACCTGGTGGTGGCGTAGAAGCCGAAACCCACGAGCAGCCGTTCCTGCTCGCTCATCGCCGCCAGATCCTCGGCGAGCGTCTTGTCCTGGCGCGCCGCCTGATCGAGCGCGTTCCGCCATGCCTCCGCTCCGGCGCCGTCGGCCGGAGGAAGGCGCGAGCGCATCCACCACGCGATCGCGGTCGCGGCGGCAGCGACACCGAAGAAGACGATGGCCGGCGGCGGCTCGGTTGCCGGCGCCGCCTCCTGCGACCACTGGCGCTGCAGGACGAACGTAACGGCGGCGTAGGTCACGGCTGCCATCGTCATCGCCACGTGGACGATGGCAGCCTTGGTGGTCATGCGCCCCACTCTCTTCTCGAACGCTGGCGAACCCCGCAGCATCGCAGCACCTCTCAAAGCAGGCCGGCGCCGCGCGCCCAGCGGTACTTGGCGCCGAGCACGGCCACCGGCATCTCGGTCGTATAGGGATAAGCAGGAATTCCGCGCTCCCACAGATGGTCGCAGGCCTGCTCCACCTCGACGTCTCCGACCAGGGAAGCCACCACCGGCTTCTCGTGCCCCTTGCCTCGCGCCCGCTCGACGACGTCGGCGAGCAGCTCGGCAAACACCATCGGCGGCGTAACGATGGTGTGCCAGTAGCCGAGGATCAGCGAGTGAATGCGCGGATCCTCCAGCGCCAGCGCGATGGTGTTGCGATAGGTCGAGGGCGGCTCGCCGCCGGTGATGTCGACGGGATTGCCGGCCGCGCCGAAGGGCGGAATGAACTTGCGGAACGCCGCATCGAGGTCCTCGGGCATGCGCATCAGCGAAAGCCCATTGTCCACGCACGCATCCGACAGCAGCACGCCGGAGCCGCCGGCGCCGGTGACGATGACGACGTTCTCTCCTTTCGGCGACGGCAGCACCGAAAGCCCCCGCGCGAACTCCAGCATGTCGCGAAGCGAGCGCGCCCGCACCACGCCGCACTGGCGCAGCACGTCCTCGTAGATCTTGTCGTTGCCGGCGAGAGCTCCCGTGTGCGAGGCCGCGGCTCGCGCGCCCAGGGCGGTGCGCCCGGCCTTCAGCATGACGATCGGCTTCGCCTTGGACACGCGCGAGGCAGCTTCGGCAAAGGCGCGGCCGTCCTTGAGATCCTCGGCATGCATGGCGATGACGGAGGTATTCTCGTCCTGCTCGAAGAACTCGAGCAGATCGTCCTCGTCGATGTCGGACTTGTTGCCGAGGCCGACGATCGCCGACACGCCCATCCTGGTCGAGCGGGAGAAGCCGATGATCGACATGCCCACGCCGCCGCTCTGCGAGGACAGCGCGACCTTGCCGCGAACGTCGTAGGCGGTGCAGAACGTCGCGCACAGGTTCTCGGGCGTGTAGTAGAAGCCGTAGATGTTCGGGCCCATCACCCGCACGCCGTGGCGGCGCGCCACCTCGAGCATCTGGTCCTGCAGCTCCTTCTCGCCGACCTCCGCAAAGCCCGACGGGATCAGAACCGCCCCGGCGATGCCCTTGCGGCCGACCTCTTCCATCGCCGCGGCCACCAGTCGTGCAGGGATGGCGAAGACGGCCACGTCGATGTCGCCTTCGACGTCGAGCACGCTCTTGTACGCGCGGAGGCCCATGATCTCGGGCGCCTTCGGATGAATCGGGTAGATCGCGCCGCGGTAACCGCCCGCGACGAGGTTCTTCATCACCGAGTTGCCGATCTTGCCTTCTTCGGCCGAGGCGCCGATCACCGCCACCGCGCGCGGCCGCAGGATGCGGCGCATGGCGGCGACGATCTGCTCGCGCGGCAGCCGCACCGGCTGCGGGCGCGGCTCGCCGGCGATCGTGATGCGCGCGTCCACGGCCACTGCGCCGTCCGGGCGCGCGAAGATCGGGTTGAGGTCCAGCTCCTCGATCTGCGGGAAATCCTCGAGAAGACGCGAGACGCTTTCGATGATCGCCACCAGCGCCGCGTGGTCGACGGCCTTTTCGCCGCGCACGCCGCGCAGAACGTCGGCGCCGGCGATGTCGCCGAGCATCGCTGCGGCCTGAGCCCGATCGACCGGAGTCATGCGGAACGTGACGTCGCGCAGGACCTCGACCAGCACGCCGCCGAGGCCGAACGCGACGACCTTGCCGAACGTCGGATCGGTGACGCCGCCGATGAGCACCTCGCGCCCGGGCGCCTCCATCTTCTGCACGAGCACGCCGGCGATCCTGGCCTCGGGTGCATGCCGTCGCGCGGCCTCGACCAGCTCGCCGTAGGCGGCTTCCACCCCGGCGACGTCGCGCGCGCCGAGGCGGACGCCGCCGGCCTCGGTCTTATGAAGGATGTCCGCGGAAACGATCTTGAGCGCGACCGGGAAGCCCATCTGCTCGGCGACGCGGCCCGCCTGCTGCGCCGACTCGGCCAGCCATTGTCGCGCCACGGGTATCCCGTACGCGTTGCATACCTCGGCCGCCTCGTGCGCCAGAAGCGCCGTTCGTCCGTCCGCCCGCACCGCCGCCAGCACGTTCTCCACCGTTGCCCGCTCCGCGTTCATCGATCCTCCTGCCGACGCGCCTGCGGCGTCGCGGGCGCGGAGTCTAGTCGCGATGCGGAGAGCATGACAGCGCCCGGCGAGCCTGGGCGCGCCCGCTCGTGGATTCCTCGTGCCGGTGGCAGCTACTGCGGCTCGATCCGGTAGATGGTGTTGTTGCTGATCATGTACAGCTCCCCGCGCGCGTCCTCGCCCCAGGACACCACACCGGCAAAGAACGCTCCCGCCGATTTCGCGTCATTGGTACGGTCCGTCAGCTCGGTGGCCGCGCCGCCGGCCACCTCGAACGTGCGAACCCAGGCGCCGCACAGGTCGGAGAAGAAGTAGGTCCCGGCGAAATCGGGCATGGCACAGCCGCGGTAAGCGTAGCCTCCCATGACCGCGCAGCCGCGTCCGTGCGTGTACTCGTGCACCGGCATCGTAAAGCCGGTGGGCGGATCCGGACACGGCTCCATCCGGCAACGCGTGCCCTCGAAGATGCCCCAGCCGTAGTTCTCGCCGCCCGTGCTGGCGCCGGGTGCGAAGTCGATCTCCTCGATCTGCTGGCCGCCGACGTCGCCGATGTAGAGGTCGCCCGTGAGGCGGTCGAAGCTGAAGCGCCACGGGTTTCGCAGTCCCTTCGACCACACGTACTCGATGTCGCTGGTTCCACCGGCGTAGCCGGGGTTGCTGGCCGGAACGGTG
The sequence above is drawn from the Candidatus Limnocylindrales bacterium genome and encodes:
- a CDS encoding acetate--CoA ligase family protein → MNAERATVENVLAAVRADGRTALLAHEAAEVCNAYGIPVARQWLAESAQQAGRVAEQMGFPVALKIVSADILHKTEAGGVRLGARDVAGVEAAYGELVEAARRHAPEARIAGVLVQKMEAPGREVLIGGVTDPTFGKVVAFGLGGVLVEVLRDVTFRMTPVDRAQAAAMLGDIAGADVLRGVRGEKAVDHAALVAIIESVSRLLEDFPQIEELDLNPIFARPDGAVAVDARITIAGEPRPQPVRLPREQIVAAMRRILRPRAVAVIGASAEEGKIGNSVMKNLVAGGYRGAIYPIHPKAPEIMGLRAYKSVLDVEGDIDVAVFAIPARLVAAAMEEVGRKGIAGAVLIPSGFAEVGEKELQDQMLEVARRHGVRVMGPNIYGFYYTPENLCATFCTAYDVRGKVALSSQSGGVGMSIIGFSRSTRMGVSAIVGLGNKSDIDEDDLLEFFEQDENTSVIAMHAEDLKDGRAFAEAASRVSKAKPIVMLKAGRTALGARAAASHTGALAGNDKIYEDVLRQCGVVRARSLRDMLEFARGLSVLPSPKGENVVIVTGAGGSGVLLSDACVDNGLSLMRMPEDLDAAFRKFIPPFGAAGNPVDITGGEPPSTYRNTIALALEDPRIHSLILGYWHTIVTPPMVFAELLADVVERARGKGHEKPVVASLVGDVEVEQACDHLWERGIPAYPYTTEMPVAVLGAKYRWARGAGLL